One stretch of Carassius gibelio isolate Cgi1373 ecotype wild population from Czech Republic chromosome B1, carGib1.2-hapl.c, whole genome shotgun sequence DNA includes these proteins:
- the LOC127948349 gene encoding interferon-induced protein 44-like: protein MGSSESTPPNPELDKPWRKFDWGQKENLKKKLENFCPSHPEVKDIKILVAGEIGAGKSSFINSLDSTFLGRISSRALVNSADGDSHSFTQNLKGFTIRSGGKKLPFVFKDIMGLEPKALAGSQIEDIINAVYGHVKDGYKFNEEKPLNFKDQQFNQNPNLSDQCFCLVYVIPADIFQYTDDRLIDKLKVIRKRISEKGIPQVVVMTKVDEACPLVNKDLKKIYSSNKIKEKMELCSAKVGVPMTNIFPVKNYHNEIDTDDDIDVLLLKALEQIVQLADDRLEDIDSY from the exons ATGGGATCATCAGAGTCAACACCACCAAATCCAG aatTGGATAAACCATGGAGGAAATTTGACTGGGG acagaaagaaaacctaaaaaaaaagcttgaaaacTTCTGTCCAAGTCATCCAGAAGTAAAGGACATCAAGATCCTGGTAGCTGGAGAAATTGGAGCAGGAAAGTCCAGCTTTATTAACTCACTCGATAGCACCTTTCTGGGACGGATCTCCTCTAGAGCACTAGTTAATTCAGCTGATGGTGACAGTCATAGTTTCACTCAAAAT CTCAAAGGATTCACCATCAgaagtgggggaaaaaaattgcCCTTCGTCTTCAAAGACATCATGGGCTTGGAACCTAAAGCATTGGCTGGGTCTCAAATAGAAGACATCATCAATGCTGTGTATGGTCACGTGAAGGACGGCTATAAA TTCAACGAAGAGAAGCCACTCAATTTTAAGGATCAACAATTCAACCAAAACCCCAACCTCTCCGACCAGTGTTTCTGCCTGGTTTATGTTATACCTGCAGATATATTCCAATACACAGATGATCGTCTTATTGACAAGCTGAAGGTCATCCGCAAGAGAATCAGTGAAAAGG GGATTCCTCAAGTGGTTGTCATGACTAAAGTGGATGAAGCATGTCCACTGGTCAATAAAGATCTGAAGAAGATTTACTCTAGCAACAAAATCAAGGAGAAG ATGGAGTTGTGCAGTGCTAAAGTAGGTGTGCCAATGACAAACATATTCCCTGTGAAGAACTACCACAATGAGATCGACACAGATGATGACATTGACGTTCTGTTACTAAAGGCTCTTGAACAGATTGTTCAGCTTGCTGATGATAGATTGGAGGATATTGATAGCTACtga